Sequence from the Ereboglobus luteus genome:
CGGCGCGCATCGACGTCACCGCGCATGGCGCCGTCGGCGACGCCAAGACACTCAACACCGCCGTCCTGCAGAAAGCCATCGACACCGTCTCCAAATCCGGCGGCGGCACGATCTACTTTCCCGCCGGCCGTTTTCTCACCGGCGCGCTCCACCTCCGCGACAACATCACACTCCACCTCGACACCGGCGCCGTGATCCTCGCGAGCCCGTCGATGAAGGATTATCCGAACAAACATTTCCTCATCGGCCGCGACATCAAAAACATCGCCATCGAGGGTCGCGGCACAATCGACGGCAACGGACGCGCCTTCTACGACGAAAACCTCAAGCCGATCCCCCGTCGCCCCAGCCCCTTCATCGAACTCTGGGGCTGCAAAAACATCCGCATTGAAAACATCACCATCCGCAACGCCCCCGGCTGGACCATCCACCCCAAGAATTGCGACGACGTTCAGATTCGCGGCATCTCGCTCCTCAACGACATCACCCTCGTCAACACCGACGGCATCGACATCGACAGCTCGCGCAACGTCATCATTTCCGACTGCCGCATCGAGGCCGGCGATGATTGCATCGTCATCAAAACCACCAACCGCGTGCCGACAGGCGAAAAGAAAAAAGCCGTCTCCACCGAGCAACTCCCCTGCGAAAACATCGTCGTCACCAACTGCATCCTCGTCAGCGCCGCGAGCGCGCTGAAGCTCGGCACCGAAAGCCACGCCGACTTCCGCCACATACGCTTTGACAACTGCATCATCCGCGACTCCCGCACCGGCCTCGCCCTTATGTGCAAGGACGGCGCGACGATGGAGGACATCCACTTCAGCAACATCACCATGACCACCAAGCCCAAATGGGGCAAGGGCTACGAATGGCCCATCACCGTTGACCTTGAAAAACGCACCGACGCCTCGCGCCTCGGCGCCATCCGCAACGTCACCTTCAACAACATCACACTTTTCACCAAGGGTCGCGTCATGGTCGCCGGCCTGCCCGAGCGCCCGCTCGAGAACATCGCCTTCAACAACATCACGTATCGGGTTTCTGGATACGAAAACATAAAGGGCGCCAAAAAGGTGAAGGGCGGCAACAGCAAGGGCGCCGCCGACACGCCCGAATACGGAAGCACGCCCTCCATGTTCATTCTCGCGAACCTGAAAAACATAACCATCGACGGCCTCGACCTCACCTGGCCCGCGCCCACCGACGCCACGCCCGCCCGCCACATCATCGGCGCCGAAAACCTCGTCGCCCCCGCGTTCCGAAATCTCCCCAAGGAAGCCAACATCCCCGGCCTTCCCCCGTTGTCATCAAATAACTCAACCCAACCGCACCCGACCTCTTAATTCTAAAATTTTCCGCCATGCGTCCACAAACATTCCTCATGATTTCAGCCATTCAGCTCTTCAGCTTTTCAGCCCTTTCCCACGCCGCCACCGTCGATGTCACGGCTCATGGCGCGCGCCCGGATGGGAAAACCCTGAACACCGCCGCGCTCCAGCGCGTCATCGACGCCACCTCCGCGTCCGGTGGCGGCACGCTCACTTTTCCCGCCGGCCGTTATCTCACCGGCACATTGATCCTCCGCGGCAACATCACGCTGCACCTCGAAACCGGTGCCACGCTCCTCGCCAGCCCCAACCTCGACGATTACCCGCCGCAAGAACGCCAATACCGCGAAGGCATCATCGAAATCGACGGCAAGCACCAGGGCGGCTACCCGATGCGCCACCTCATCTACGCCTTCGACGCCGAGAACATCGCCATTGAGGGTCGCGGCACAATCGACGGCAACGGAGACTCCTATTTCAGCGCGGACAAAACCACCGCGCACGCGCGCCCCACGCCCCTCATCGAGCTCATCAACTGCCGCCAGGTTCGCATCGACAACATCACCATCCGCAACGCCCCCGGCTGGACCATCCATCCGAAAAATTGCGACGACGTGCGCATCCGCGGCGTCTCCATCCTGAACCATCTCCGCGCCATCAACTCCGACGGCATCGACATCGACAGCACCCGCAACGTCATCATCTCCGACTGCCGCATCGAGGCGGGCGACGATTGCATCGTCCTCAAAACCACAAAGTCCCTCGCTGGTGAAACCCTTCCCGTCGAAAACGTCACCGTCACCAACTGCGTCCTCATGAGCGCCGCCACCGCGCTCAAGCTCGGCACGGAAAGCCACGGCGATTACCGCCACATCCTCTTCAATAATTGTGTCATCCGTGACTCCCGCACCGGCCTCGCCCTGTATTGCCGCGACGGCGGTGTCATGCAGGACATCCGTTTCGACAACATCACCATGACCACAAAGCCCAAGTGGGGCAAGGGCTTCGAACTGCCCATTGTTGTCGAGCTCAGCAAGCGCGAGGCCGCCTCCCTTCTCGGCGCCATCCGCGACGTCTCGTTTAACAACATCCAAATCCACACCAAGGGACGCGTCATCATTCGCGGCTTCGATGAAAACACACCCGTCGAAAACATTTCCCTCAACCGCGTCTCGATCAATTACACCGGCGCCGAGCAATACAAGAACATCGGCAAATCCACAGGCCCGATGGCCAAGTTCGATTCCAAAAAAGGCGTGAACTACTACGCCGTCCCCGCCGGCATCATCTGCGCGCACGTCGCGGGCCTTCGCATCGACGGCATCGACGCCTCGTATTCAAAACCTGAATACGCCCCCGCCTTCACCCAGTTCCTCTACCAGGACGGCGTCCGCGCACCGCGCCTCGGCGACATCACCGCGCCCTTCGAAAGGTAACGGTGGCACGGGCTGCCAGCCCGTGTTCCGTCCCCTCGGTCTTATTAGTCCTATTCGTCCTAAAAAGATCTCCTCCTCGCCATGCGCTCCCGCCACACACTCGCCGCCTTCGCGCTCCTCGCCGCTTTCGGCCTTCAGCCCTTCAGTCCTTCCGCCCTTTCCGCCGGGCCCTTGACGCAAGGCGACATTGCATCCCTCCGCGCGCAAATCCGCGAAAACTTTTCCGTCCCCGAAACCCTTCTCGCTCTCGATGCGCGCACCCACCGCGCCTTCACACCCGCAACCGGCGTGCGCGCCGAGGCCGTCACCTACGCCACGCAATTCGGCATGCGCGTCCCCGCCATCCTCTACCTGCCCGATCCGCTTCCCAAGGGCAAAATCCCCGCGTTCATCGTCGTCAACGGCCACGGCGGCGACAAATACGCGTGGTATTCCTACTATTGCGGCATCACCTACGCACGCGCCGGCGCCGCCGTCCTCACCTACGATCCCGCCGGCGAGGGCGAGCGCTCCCGCAACCGCAAATCCGGCACGCGCGAACACGATTATCTTCGCGGCTCCGACACGATCACCGACGCCGACGCCGGCCGAAAACTCCTCGGCCTCATGCTCACCGACGTCATGCAAGCCGTCAGCTACGCCGCCTCGCGCCCCGAAATCGACGCCACCCGCATCGCGGCCGGCGGTTATTCGATGGGCTCCTTTGTCATGAGCATCGCCGGTGCGATCGAGCCGCGCCTCCACGCAGTCATCCTCACCGGCGGAGGCAATCTCGACGGCCCCGGCGGCTATTGGGACAAGTGCGACAAACCCATGTGTCAGGGCCATCCCTACCAGTCGCTCCTGTTTCTCGGCGACCGCCCCGCGATCATTTACGCCCTTCAAGCCGA
This genomic interval carries:
- a CDS encoding glycoside hydrolase family 28 protein, which gives rise to MRHHLRLLSLFILHFSLFISAALAARIDVTAHGAVGDAKTLNTAVLQKAIDTVSKSGGGTIYFPAGRFLTGALHLRDNITLHLDTGAVILASPSMKDYPNKHFLIGRDIKNIAIEGRGTIDGNGRAFYDENLKPIPRRPSPFIELWGCKNIRIENITIRNAPGWTIHPKNCDDVQIRGISLLNDITLVNTDGIDIDSSRNVIISDCRIEAGDDCIVIKTTNRVPTGEKKKAVSTEQLPCENIVVTNCILVSAASALKLGTESHADFRHIRFDNCIIRDSRTGLALMCKDGATMEDIHFSNITMTTKPKWGKGYEWPITVDLEKRTDASRLGAIRNVTFNNITLFTKGRVMVAGLPERPLENIAFNNITYRVSGYENIKGAKKVKGGNSKGAADTPEYGSTPSMFILANLKNITIDGLDLTWPAPTDATPARHIIGAENLVAPAFRNLPKEANIPGLPPLSSNNSTQPHPTS
- a CDS encoding glycoside hydrolase family 28 protein; this encodes MRPQTFLMISAIQLFSFSALSHAATVDVTAHGARPDGKTLNTAALQRVIDATSASGGGTLTFPAGRYLTGTLILRGNITLHLETGATLLASPNLDDYPPQERQYREGIIEIDGKHQGGYPMRHLIYAFDAENIAIEGRGTIDGNGDSYFSADKTTAHARPTPLIELINCRQVRIDNITIRNAPGWTIHPKNCDDVRIRGVSILNHLRAINSDGIDIDSTRNVIISDCRIEAGDDCIVLKTTKSLAGETLPVENVTVTNCVLMSAATALKLGTESHGDYRHILFNNCVIRDSRTGLALYCRDGGVMQDIRFDNITMTTKPKWGKGFELPIVVELSKREAASLLGAIRDVSFNNIQIHTKGRVIIRGFDENTPVENISLNRVSINYTGAEQYKNIGKSTGPMAKFDSKKGVNYYAVPAGIICAHVAGLRIDGIDASYSKPEYAPAFTQFLYQDGVRAPRLGDITAPFER
- a CDS encoding alpha/beta hydrolase family protein; translated protein: MRSRHTLAAFALLAAFGLQPFSPSALSAGPLTQGDIASLRAQIRENFSVPETLLALDARTHRAFTPATGVRAEAVTYATQFGMRVPAILYLPDPLPKGKIPAFIVVNGHGGDKYAWYSYYCGITYARAGAAVLTYDPAGEGERSRNRKSGTREHDYLRGSDTITDADAGRKLLGLMLTDVMQAVSYAASRPEIDATRIAAGGYSMGSFVMSIAGAIEPRLHAVILTGGGNLDGPGGYWDKCDKPMCQGHPYQSLLFLGDRPAIIYALQADRGPTLIWNGRDDICNIKKTQEPFFDDLRARAAKLTSSEKQKNIFTYGFTPKPASHRPYFITKPPAIWLAKQLDFPNLTPGQVAALPEVHISEWASETGYPMDRGYTSEEREGGAMAVGDNVPAIARDQLSVFTAAEWETVKAGYTFDTWLKKIGATTNKDKPKCPKKS